The genomic interval GTATCCAACGATTGCCGCTCGAATACCAGCTGGTTCTCCGCACTGAACTTCTCCAGGAAATCCTGCATTGCTTCCGCATCCTCCCGGCTATATTCCGGCACCTCATTAACAAACAGATTTACTGCGAAAGGTTTTCCGGTGATTGATTTTGTTTTTTGAATCAGCTCCCTTGTACGGTCGGGCGATAAACCACCGACGGGCAACGATCCTAATCCGCCACGTTCCGCCACAGCTGCTACCATCTCCGGGGTCGTTACGCCAAGCATCGGTGCTTGTATAACAGGATAAATGATCTTCAGTAATCCTGTCATTTCATTTTTCCATTCCATAAACAATCCTTTTGGGTATGTACAAAAGTACGCCAAAATAAAAGGCGGATACCATATTACTGATACCCGCCCCGTTCGTCGATTGTTCTATTGTGCTAAGATCTCTTTTCCTCTCTGTAAAGTACCATACCTGCATGATATAGTACCCCGTCGCGAAACTCTCCGTCTGCTGTAAAACCTGTATCGTCTTTATAATCTATATGATCGCCGGTCAACTTATAACTTCCCTGGTATGCACTCTTCCTGTTTCCTCTTGCTTCATCGTATCTTCCACCCGGCAGCAGCTCGTGACGGATGTAACCATCAGCAGTTACCCACATCCCTACGTATTTATCATTATTTTCCATCGTCCAGTTTTTTTTAAGCGCAAAATGAATTAATTCAGTAACATAATTTCTTAACAGATCATATTTGTATAAATAGTCGGAAGACAACTCATCCAGCATGCGTCCAAAGATCCCGCTCACCACATCATCCTGCTCTCCTGTCAGCATATAAACCGGCTCTCCTTCTGCCTTGAACATTGGCAGATGACCGATGTTCTCTTTCATCTTTTTCGTAAAAAAGGCGCCATCAAAAACACACAGAAAACCTGTTTGA from Chitinophaga filiformis carries:
- a CDS encoding Atu4866 domain-containing protein codes for the protein MGYFNVLRVEDVIRLEPPDDKVDRQGLYKIGLIRGNSLCRYADRSINISGTALVFFEPRLSYVWKSLSADQTGFLCVFDGAFFTKKMKENIGHLPMFKAEGEPVYMLTGEQDDVVSGIFGRMLDELSSDYLYKYDLLRNYVTELIHFALKKNWTMENNDKYVGMWVTADGYIRHELLPGGRYDEARGNRKSAYQGSYKLTGDHIDYKDDTGFTADGEFRDGVLYHAGMVLYREEKRS